A genome region from Anopheles stephensi strain Indian chromosome 2, UCI_ANSTEP_V1.0, whole genome shotgun sequence includes the following:
- the LOC118506403 gene encoding uncharacterized protein LOC118506403, translating into MNRIIIALTAVLACASAQVFLNQPIPLALHQPAPVREASLAHPAVVENALHESQYPDQFRNNFYKNPHIADALAKQSWFGDKEMPVFEREADKIPRDRIVKIFKNAGFVRRR; encoded by the exons ATGAACCGCATCATCATCGCTCTGACTGCCGTGTTGGCGTGTGCCTCGGCCCAAGTCTTCCTGAATCAACCGATCCCGCTCGCGCTGCATCAACCGGCTCCAGTTCGAGAG GCTTCCCTGGCCCATCCGGCGGTGGTTGAGAATGCGCTGCACGAGTCCCAGTATCCGGATCAGTTCCGTAACAATTTCTACAAAAATCCGCACATTGCCGATGCGCTTGCCAAGCAGTCGTGGTTCGGCGATAAGGAGATGCCCGTCTTTGAGCGTGAAGCCGACAAGATCCCGCGCGATCGTATTGTGAAGATCTTCAAGAATGCTGGCTTTGTGCGTCGGCGTTAA